A window of Candidatus Hydrogenedentota bacterium contains these coding sequences:
- a CDS encoding PSD1 domain-containing protein, translated as MGKSWTHAALAPLFLCTAATAAVAGQALPDSPDYFEQHIRPILAANCVQCHGPERQKNGLRLDSRQAMLQGGDTGPALVPGDTQASLLVRAIHYDGLEMPPDLPLAKADIAHLEAWVAAGAPWPEHAAEIRDTAGEITEADRAWWAFQPVTRPPVPEVSGDAWSANPIDRFIYRAQRRANIRPAPEADRTTLIRRLYFDLLGLPPTTEEIDQFVRDTEPDAWARLVDRLLDDPRYGEHWARFWLDLVRYAESDGWNQDRYRDQVWRYRDYVVNAFNADKPYTEFVLEQLAGDEVAPGDPDATTATGYLRLGIYEYNQRNARDHWDSIMNEVTDVTGNVFLGLSMACSRCHDHKFDPIPQTDYFSLRAFFEPIVWKDDVPAVTPDRQVEWKRELSAWEEATAFMRAEIDALTRPYYEKHAEKVSDMFPLDIQACYQKDPAQRDSWEAQMAYLVARQCIEEGGGPLRAMSTEDKEKLAALEAALKECGPPPPAPLPAVMAVADHQGPLAPTIMPDDPDRTPIPPRFLTVLEGLPVEPVVTPGAEGSSGRRSALARWIGHPENPLTTRVIVNRIWQQHFGEGIVPSASDFGHLGQPPTHPELLDWLTAEFVENGWRFKHLHRLILNSAAWRQSAYHPEAVANQMKDPGELLLWRARVRRLGAEEIRDAMLVASGELDAKTGGPSVDVKAPRRGLYVKRLRNTLEPMLAIFDTADGLTSTAQRNATTTPTQALMLINGEYTIDRAKKFAARIRKTTEGAPEDTLALAFRTAWGRPPTAAERQRALDYVTAADGALEPQKLLDLCHVLLNSNAFMYVD; from the coding sequence ATGGGCAAATCCTGGACACACGCGGCGCTCGCGCCGCTATTCCTATGCACCGCCGCGACCGCGGCGGTGGCCGGGCAAGCCCTGCCCGATTCCCCCGACTACTTCGAGCAGCACATCCGCCCCATTCTCGCCGCCAACTGCGTCCAGTGCCACGGCCCGGAACGCCAGAAGAACGGCCTGCGTCTCGACTCCCGTCAGGCGATGCTTCAGGGCGGCGACACCGGGCCCGCGCTTGTCCCCGGCGATACCCAGGCCAGCCTCCTCGTCCGCGCTATTCATTACGACGGCCTGGAGATGCCTCCGGACCTGCCCCTCGCGAAAGCCGATATCGCCCACCTCGAAGCCTGGGTCGCCGCCGGCGCCCCCTGGCCGGAGCACGCCGCCGAGATCCGGGACACCGCCGGCGAGATCACGGAGGCCGACCGCGCCTGGTGGGCCTTCCAGCCTGTAACCCGGCCACCCGTCCCCGAGGTCTCCGGCGACGCCTGGTCGGCCAATCCCATCGACCGGTTCATCTACCGTGCCCAGCGCCGGGCCAACATTCGGCCCGCCCCCGAGGCGGACCGGACCACCCTCATTCGCCGCCTCTACTTCGACCTCCTCGGCCTGCCGCCCACGACGGAGGAAATTGACCAGTTCGTGCGCGATACAGAGCCCGACGCCTGGGCCCGCCTCGTGGATCGCCTCCTCGACGATCCCCGCTACGGCGAACACTGGGCGCGATTCTGGCTCGACCTCGTACGCTACGCCGAGTCGGACGGCTGGAACCAGGATCGGTACCGCGATCAGGTCTGGCGCTACCGCGACTACGTAGTGAACGCGTTCAACGCCGACAAGCCCTACACCGAATTCGTCCTCGAACAGCTCGCCGGCGACGAAGTGGCGCCCGGCGATCCCGACGCCACTACCGCCACCGGATACCTCCGGCTCGGCATCTACGAGTACAACCAGCGCAATGCCCGGGACCACTGGGACTCCATCATGAACGAGGTCACCGACGTCACCGGAAACGTCTTCCTCGGCCTCTCCATGGCGTGCAGCCGCTGCCACGACCACAAGTTCGACCCCATCCCGCAGACCGACTACTTCAGCCTGCGCGCCTTTTTCGAGCCCATCGTCTGGAAGGACGACGTCCCCGCCGTCACCCCGGATCGCCAGGTCGAATGGAAGCGGGAACTTTCCGCCTGGGAAGAGGCCACGGCGTTCATGCGCGCCGAGATCGATGCGCTGACCCGCCCCTACTACGAAAAGCACGCCGAGAAGGTCTCGGACATGTTCCCCCTCGATATCCAGGCCTGCTACCAGAAGGACCCCGCGCAGCGCGACTCCTGGGAGGCGCAGATGGCGTACCTGGTGGCGCGGCAGTGCATCGAGGAAGGGGGCGGCCCCCTACGCGCGATGTCCACGGAGGACAAGGAAAAACTCGCCGCTCTGGAAGCGGCCCTGAAAGAGTGCGGCCCGCCTCCGCCGGCCCCGCTGCCCGCCGTCATGGCCGTCGCCGATCACCAGGGCCCCCTCGCGCCCACCATCATGCCCGACGATCCGGATCGCACGCCCATTCCGCCACGCTTCCTCACCGTACTCGAAGGACTGCCCGTGGAACCGGTCGTCACCCCCGGAGCCGAAGGCAGCTCCGGACGCCGCAGCGCCCTCGCCCGCTGGATCGGCCACCCGGAAAACCCGCTTACCACGCGCGTAATTGTTAACCGGATCTGGCAACAGCATTTCGGCGAGGGCATCGTCCCCTCCGCAAGCGACTTCGGGCACCTGGGCCAGCCGCCCACGCACCCCGAACTGCTGGACTGGCTCACCGCGGAATTTGTGGAGAACGGCTGGCGCTTCAAGCACCTTCACCGCCTCATCCTGAACTCCGCCGCCTGGCGCCAGTCCGCCTACCACCCCGAAGCCGTCGCCAACCAGATGAAGGACCCCGGCGAGCTCCTCCTGTGGCGCGCGCGTGTCCGACGCCTCGGCGCCGAGGAAATCCGCGACGCCATGCTCGTCGCCAGCGGCGAGCTCGACGCCAAAACCGGCGGCCCGAGCGTGGATGTCAAGGCGCCCCGCCGCGGCCTCTACGTAAAGCGCCTGCGCAACACCCTCGAGCCCATGCTCGCCATCTTCGACACCGCCGACGGCCTAACCAGCACCGCCCAGCGCAACGCCACGACCACACCCACCCAGGCGCTCATGCTCATCAACGGCGAATACACGATCGATCGCGCAAAAAAATTCGCCGCCCGGATAAGAAAAACCACAGAAGGCGCGCCCGAGGACACGCTGGCCCTGGCCTTCCGCACCGCCTGGGGTCGCCCACCGACCGCGGCGGAACGCCAACGCGCCCTCGACTACGTCACCGCCGCCGATGGCGCCCTGGAGCCCCAGAAGCTGCTGGATCTTTGTCATGTGCTGCTCAATTCGAACGCGTTCATGTATGTCGACTGA
- a CDS encoding PAS domain S-box protein, translating to MIGDPAEFQAITQSLARAGHNAECRHVTDPGQLAALTSEPWDALVCGLHQERGGVESCRATVRRHFPDLPIILLAGDLPAEKAVEYLKLGIADFVRRDDLARLGPCVERAIEEARAREAHQQAEARLLESRQFAQAALDALSPRIAVLDAHGGVQAVNRAWREFEEQYGPDPAAALEGGNYLNAPESCHPECAALLREVIAGREAESTYEYQGHCGGEPRWYRCRMARFGGDGPDRIVVTHLDITPQKEAEEELRRREEQLLQQRNALIALTSAASISRDDLHYALRQVTETAAHTLGVARASIWRLVADRSGIECLDLYDQVLATHESGATLAASDYPAYFRALGGFGLIAASDAARDPRTREFARDYFPATGITSMLDAPVHFGGLLHGVLCCEHVGPIRQWTSNEKTFVIALGNLVSLALEEWERRQAEERLRLQSAAMIAASNGVLITERDGLITWVNPAFTAMSGYSLEEAIGKHPQDLLDSGCHETAFFQELWSTILAGQVWSGTILNRRKDGSLYSESQTISPIRDEHGAITHFVAIKEDVTEKLAAEQRLHEAQDRLQRAVRAGKIVLWECDMREGAVSYSAEWLVPANAEPDPDTLTVQYWLDQVHPEDAGPLREDLETCANNPGARFQRELRLRKGNGEYRWILMAASSDPAATETPARIIGTNIDVSDRKRLESEYQQAQKMESVGRLAGGVAHDFNNLLGVIGGYSEFALQTLEEDDPLRDEVIQIKNAADRAADLTRQLLAFSRRQIMRSEVTDINGIVSDLEKMLQRVIGEDIELDVNLAPELGSVMADRGQIEQVLMNLSINARDAMPRGGRLAIATTNQTLGESDAQQRPGADPGDYVCLTVRDNGVGMDQRTLDRIFEPFFTTKEQGKGTGLGLATVYGIVKQSGGGIWVTSAPGQGAEFQIYLPRIDAPATEERAPATAPHITRGSETILLAEDEEALRAVTHMILTHAGYTVLAAESGSRAIELMRENTGQVDLLLTDVVMPGLSGPQLVTELKAIAPDLKVLFMSGYADDTVIRHGILAEGVEFIHKPYSFAQLTKKIREVLDKP from the coding sequence GTGATTGGCGATCCGGCCGAGTTCCAGGCGATCACCCAGTCGCTTGCGCGCGCCGGCCACAATGCCGAGTGTCGCCACGTAACCGATCCCGGCCAACTCGCGGCGCTCACCAGCGAACCCTGGGACGCGCTCGTATGCGGTCTTCACCAGGAACGTGGCGGCGTCGAATCCTGCCGGGCCACCGTGCGGCGCCACTTTCCCGATCTCCCCATCATCCTGCTCGCGGGCGATCTCCCCGCCGAGAAGGCCGTCGAGTACCTTAAGCTCGGCATCGCCGATTTCGTGCGCCGGGACGACCTCGCCCGCCTCGGCCCCTGCGTCGAACGCGCTATCGAGGAGGCCCGGGCGCGCGAAGCCCACCAACAGGCGGAAGCCCGCCTCCTGGAAAGCCGGCAGTTCGCGCAGGCCGCGCTCGACGCCCTCAGCCCCCGGATCGCCGTGCTGGACGCGCACGGCGGCGTCCAGGCCGTCAACCGCGCCTGGCGCGAATTCGAGGAACAGTATGGGCCCGACCCCGCCGCCGCCCTGGAAGGCGGGAATTACCTCAATGCCCCTGAGTCCTGCCATCCGGAGTGCGCCGCCCTGCTTCGAGAGGTCATCGCCGGCCGTGAGGCCGAGTCCACATACGAATACCAGGGTCACTGCGGCGGCGAACCGCGATGGTACCGCTGCCGCATGGCCCGATTCGGCGGGGACGGACCCGACCGCATCGTCGTGACCCACCTCGACATTACCCCCCAGAAGGAGGCCGAGGAAGAACTGCGGCGGCGCGAGGAACAGCTGCTCCAGCAGCGAAACGCCCTGATCGCCCTTACCAGCGCCGCCTCCATCAGCCGCGACGATCTCCATTACGCCCTGCGCCAGGTCACCGAAACCGCCGCCCATACCCTTGGCGTCGCGCGCGCGAGTATCTGGCGTCTTGTGGCGGATCGCTCCGGTATTGAATGCCTGGACCTCTACGACCAGGTGCTCGCCACGCACGAGAGCGGCGCGACCCTCGCCGCCAGCGACTATCCCGCCTACTTCCGCGCCCTCGGCGGTTTCGGGCTTATCGCCGCGAGCGACGCCGCGCGGGACCCGCGCACCCGCGAGTTCGCCCGCGACTATTTTCCCGCCACCGGCATCACCTCCATGCTCGACGCGCCCGTGCACTTCGGCGGCCTGCTGCACGGCGTCCTCTGCTGCGAACATGTCGGCCCGATCCGGCAATGGACCTCCAACGAGAAAACATTTGTAATCGCCCTCGGAAACCTCGTCTCCCTCGCCCTGGAGGAGTGGGAGCGCCGCCAGGCCGAGGAGCGCCTCCGTCTCCAGAGCGCCGCCATGATCGCCGCAAGCAACGGCGTATTGATCACCGAACGTGACGGCCTCATCACCTGGGTCAATCCCGCCTTCACCGCCATGTCCGGCTATTCCCTCGAAGAGGCGATCGGTAAACACCCCCAGGATCTTCTCGATTCCGGATGCCACGAAACCGCGTTTTTCCAAGAACTGTGGAGCACCATCCTGGCCGGCCAGGTCTGGTCCGGCACCATACTCAACCGCCGGAAAGATGGGAGCCTCTACAGCGAAAGCCAGACCATTTCCCCCATACGGGACGAACACGGCGCCATCACCCACTTCGTCGCCATCAAAGAGGACGTCACCGAGAAGCTCGCCGCCGAACAGCGCCTCCACGAGGCCCAGGACCGCCTCCAGCGCGCCGTCAGGGCCGGCAAGATCGTCCTCTGGGAATGCGATATGCGCGAGGGCGCCGTCTCCTACTCGGCCGAGTGGCTCGTGCCGGCCAACGCCGAACCCGACCCCGACACGCTCACCGTCCAATACTGGCTCGATCAAGTCCACCCCGAGGACGCCGGCCCCCTGCGCGAGGATCTCGAAACCTGCGCCAACAACCCCGGCGCGCGGTTCCAGCGCGAGCTCCGCCTGCGCAAGGGCAACGGCGAGTACCGGTGGATTCTCATGGCGGCCTCGTCCGACCCCGCCGCCACCGAAACGCCCGCCCGTATCATCGGCACCAATATCGACGTTTCCGATAGAAAGCGCCTCGAGTCGGAATACCAGCAGGCCCAGAAGATGGAAAGCGTTGGCCGCCTCGCCGGCGGCGTCGCACACGACTTCAACAACCTCCTCGGCGTCATCGGCGGCTACTCCGAATTCGCCCTCCAGACCCTTGAAGAAGACGACCCCCTCCGCGACGAAGTCATCCAGATCAAAAACGCCGCCGATCGCGCCGCCGACCTCACCCGCCAGCTCCTCGCGTTCAGCCGCCGCCAGATCATGCGCTCCGAAGTCACCGACATCAACGGAATCGTCTCCGACCTCGAAAAAATGCTCCAGCGCGTCATCGGCGAGGACATCGAACTCGACGTAAACCTCGCCCCCGAACTCGGCTCGGTCATGGCCGACCGCGGACAGATCGAGCAAGTCCTCATGAACCTGTCCATCAACGCCCGGGACGCCATGCCGCGGGGCGGGCGCCTCGCCATCGCCACCACCAACCAAACCCTCGGCGAAAGCGACGCACAGCAGCGCCCCGGAGCCGACCCCGGCGACTATGTCTGCCTCACCGTGCGCGACAACGGCGTGGGCATGGACCAGCGCACGCTCGACCGGATCTTCGAGCCCTTCTTCACCACCAAGGAACAGGGCAAGGGCACCGGACTCGGCCTCGCCACCGTCTACGGCATCGTCAAGCAGAGCGGCGGCGGCATCTGGGTCACCAGCGCCCCCGGCCAGGGAGCCGAATTCCAGATCTACCTGCCCCGCATCGACGCCCCCGCAACCGAAGAGCGCGCCCCCGCAACCGCCCCCCACATCACGCGGGGCAGCGAAACCATCCTCCTCGCCGAAGACGAAGAAGCCCTCCGCGCCGTGACCCACATGATCCTCACCCACGCCGGCTACACCGTCCTCGCCGCCGAAAGCGGCAGCCGCGCCATCGAGCTCATGCGCGAAAACACCGGCCAGGTCGACCTCCTCCTCACCGACGTCGTCATGCCCGGGCTCAGCGGGCCGCAGCTCGTCACCGAGCTGAAGGCTATCGCGCCCGATCTCAAAGTGCTCTTCATGTCCGGCTACGCCGACGACACCGTCATCCGCCACGGCATCCTCGCCGAAGGCGTCGAATTCATCCACAAACCCTACAGCTTCGCCCAGCTCACAAAAAAAATCCGCGAAGTCCTCGACAAGCCATAA
- a CDS encoding DUF4091 domain-containing protein → MRHRTTPILAALLALASLAAHAEARLELTPLPPTVRARPTGPLPAAAHAALKSARNEYESLQIAITARGENASRVDAAITPFTSATGDTLPTTATTLYRAAFVNVRHSAPRATVAPGLLPDPLAPLVDPYTGEKIPAGRWTGDRVEGATHGGAPFDLWADHHEILWLDVHTPEGAAPGQYTATLRVTAANAAAAELPITLSVWDFTLPAGPSHENHFGGFGRLAAYHGLDPHSDAFIQLEERYSAALAAHRINPELPRHLHPAPEEDGTVRFDEAADAAITAFVDRHHLTNIQIPGAPFGDPLGANREKAARFYRAWHEYLQGKGWADRAYLYMLDEPNDPEAYQRVVDLGAMVREAHPGIRRLVVEQTYTHDPAWPALEDAIDIWCPLFGFVDEPSTKRLQQAGDHVWSYTALTQVAPPYHPVYENVKDDHPPFWQIDFPVTAYRAAPWLNRRYGITGLLYWSIVYYGSPERDPWDDPGFRVRWNGEGALFYPGDRAGIEGPVASIRLKNLRDGMEDYEYFVLLEQHGGRDAVDAIVREAVPTWGSWKSNPEALPALRERLAEEILRRNG, encoded by the coding sequence ATGCGCCACCGAACAACGCCGATCCTCGCCGCCCTGCTGGCCCTGGCCAGCCTCGCCGCGCACGCCGAGGCCCGCCTCGAACTCACGCCGCTGCCACCCACCGTCCGCGCGCGCCCGACCGGCCCCCTCCCCGCCGCCGCGCACGCCGCCCTCAAGAGCGCCCGCAACGAATACGAGTCCCTCCAGATCGCCATCACCGCGCGCGGTGAAAACGCCAGCCGTGTCGACGCCGCCATTACCCCCTTCACCAGCGCAACCGGCGACACACTTCCCACCACAGCCACCACGCTCTACCGCGCCGCCTTCGTGAACGTGCGCCATTCCGCCCCGCGCGCCACCGTCGCCCCCGGCCTCCTCCCCGATCCCCTCGCGCCCCTGGTCGACCCGTACACCGGCGAGAAGATTCCCGCCGGCCGCTGGACCGGCGATCGCGTGGAAGGCGCCACCCACGGCGGCGCCCCCTTCGATCTCTGGGCCGATCACCACGAGATCCTCTGGCTCGACGTGCACACCCCCGAAGGAGCCGCCCCCGGCCAATACACCGCCACGCTCCGCGTCACCGCCGCCAACGCCGCCGCCGCCGAACTCCCGATCACCCTCTCCGTCTGGGACTTTACCCTGCCCGCCGGCCCCTCGCACGAAAATCACTTCGGCGGTTTCGGCCGCCTGGCCGCCTACCATGGCCTCGACCCGCACAGCGACGCGTTCATCCAGCTTGAAGAGCGCTACAGCGCCGCCCTCGCCGCCCACCGGATCAACCCGGAGCTCCCGCGCCACCTCCACCCCGCGCCGGAGGAGGACGGAACCGTCCGCTTTGACGAAGCCGCGGACGCCGCCATCACCGCCTTTGTCGATCGCCACCACCTCACCAACATCCAGATCCCCGGCGCCCCGTTTGGCGATCCCCTCGGCGCCAACCGCGAGAAAGCCGCACGCTTCTACCGCGCCTGGCACGAATATCTCCAGGGCAAGGGCTGGGCCGATCGCGCCTACCTCTACATGCTCGATGAACCCAACGATCCCGAAGCCTACCAGCGCGTCGTCGATCTCGGCGCCATGGTGCGCGAGGCCCACCCCGGCATCCGCCGCCTCGTCGTCGAGCAGACCTACACCCACGATCCGGCGTGGCCCGCCCTGGAGGACGCCATCGATATCTGGTGCCCCCTCTTCGGGTTCGTGGACGAGCCCAGCACCAAACGCCTCCAACAGGCCGGCGACCACGTCTGGAGCTACACCGCGCTAACCCAGGTCGCCCCGCCCTACCACCCCGTCTACGAAAACGTGAAAGACGACCACCCGCCCTTCTGGCAGATCGACTTCCCCGTAACCGCCTACCGCGCCGCCCCCTGGCTCAACCGCCGCTACGGCATCACCGGCCTCCTCTACTGGTCCATCGTGTACTACGGCTCGCCCGAGCGAGACCCGTGGGACGACCCCGGATTCCGCGTCCGGTGGAACGGCGAAGGCGCCCTCTTCTACCCCGGCGACCGCGCCGGCATCGAAGGCCCCGTCGCCTCCATCCGCCTCAAGAACCTCCGCGACGGGATGGAAGACTACGAGTACTTCGTTCTCCTCGAACAGCACGGCGGCCGCGACGCCGTAGACGCCATCGTCCGCGAGGCCGTCCCCACCTGGGGCAGTTGGAAAAGCAACCCCGAAGCCCTCCCCGCCCTCCGCGAGCGCCTCGCGGAGGAGATCCTGCGGCGAAATGGCTGA
- a CDS encoding IS1182 family transposase has product MSKRDMRFATPKMPRGQHVLFPQRLDEVIAGDAPVRVLVALLEEVDWSAWEKAYTGKGQPPIHPRYLAGAILWGLLNRMRSSRVLERASHKDLDFIWLLEGFTPDHSTFAEFRTRHAEAIKALQVHFARALVNRREEALLHLIIDGTRLRADSGRQGARTAQTIEYLIEELDRRMEALKQGDAETEQPAQTAEVDGLAPPEDEKATLAALNKEIARLEAKRAKYQKALDIAQERDEQARKHNGKNAKPARVPVTDPESQMLPNKEGGFGPNYTPTATVESQTGAIVHADVLVNSDEAGAVMPAVAAAEALTGEKVGAVLADSNFAAGPVLEALAENGTEAYMPTRSASKSGNPAPRPDPSVPVAEEDRSRLPRTGGQFSRSAFVYDAQADAYYCPMGEKLDPYKHGTSKNGAQSTYYTTTACANCPLASECIKGKGGARSITRDEHENLREAADQRMATPEGKEIYKQRSPGIEGVFGVVKGNMGIRRFTLRGLQKVRTEWNWICSAYNLKKLLAMEARSASGGPGNGNIPRTSGKMHGTGHKRLPFWAIYVRKARRTTTWRHRTSQWKTILTTTAA; this is encoded by the coding sequence ATGAGTAAACGGGACATGCGTTTTGCCACGCCCAAGATGCCGCGGGGGCAGCACGTGCTTTTCCCGCAACGCCTCGATGAGGTGATTGCGGGGGATGCGCCGGTGCGTGTACTCGTTGCGCTTCTTGAGGAAGTGGATTGGTCCGCGTGGGAGAAGGCCTACACGGGCAAGGGCCAGCCGCCCATCCACCCGCGCTATCTGGCGGGGGCGATTCTGTGGGGGCTGCTGAACAGGATGCGCTCGTCGCGGGTACTGGAGCGGGCGTCCCACAAGGACCTGGACTTTATCTGGCTTCTGGAGGGGTTCACGCCGGACCATTCGACCTTCGCCGAATTCCGAACGCGACACGCGGAGGCTATCAAGGCGTTGCAGGTTCATTTTGCCAGGGCGCTGGTGAATCGGCGGGAGGAGGCGCTGCTGCATCTGATTATCGACGGCACCCGGCTTCGGGCGGACAGCGGCCGACAGGGCGCCCGGACGGCCCAGACCATTGAATACCTCATCGAGGAACTGGACCGGCGGATGGAGGCGTTGAAGCAGGGCGACGCGGAGACGGAGCAGCCCGCGCAAACGGCCGAAGTCGATGGGCTGGCGCCTCCGGAGGACGAAAAGGCGACGCTCGCGGCGCTTAACAAGGAAATCGCCCGGCTGGAGGCCAAGCGAGCCAAGTACCAAAAAGCCCTTGATATCGCCCAGGAGCGGGACGAACAGGCGCGCAAACACAACGGAAAGAACGCCAAGCCCGCGCGCGTTCCTGTGACTGACCCCGAATCGCAAATGCTGCCGAACAAGGAAGGCGGCTTCGGACCCAACTATACGCCTACGGCCACGGTGGAATCCCAAACGGGCGCCATTGTCCACGCCGACGTGCTTGTGAACTCGGACGAGGCCGGGGCCGTAATGCCCGCTGTCGCCGCAGCCGAAGCGCTGACGGGCGAAAAGGTGGGGGCGGTTCTGGCCGACTCGAATTTCGCCGCGGGCCCCGTCCTTGAAGCCCTCGCCGAAAACGGGACCGAAGCCTACATGCCCACCCGCTCGGCCTCGAAGTCGGGCAATCCGGCCCCCCGCCCCGACCCGTCCGTCCCCGTTGCCGAAGAGGACCGCAGCCGGCTGCCCCGGACCGGGGGACAATTTTCCCGCAGCGCCTTCGTCTATGACGCCCAAGCCGACGCCTACTACTGTCCCATGGGCGAAAAGCTCGACCCGTACAAACACGGGACATCCAAAAACGGTGCGCAAAGCACCTACTACACGACCACGGCCTGCGCCAACTGCCCGCTGGCCAGTGAATGCATCAAAGGCAAAGGGGGCGCGCGCAGTATTACCCGCGACGAACACGAAAACCTGCGCGAGGCCGCAGACCAGCGCATGGCCACCCCCGAAGGCAAAGAAATCTACAAGCAACGATCCCCCGGCATCGAAGGCGTCTTCGGGGTCGTCAAAGGCAACATGGGCATCCGGCGCTTCACCCTGCGGGGCCTCCAAAAGGTCCGAACCGAATGGAATTGGATATGTAGCGCCTACAACCTCAAGAAGCTGCTGGCCATGGAGGCGAGATCCGCTTCCGGCGGCCCAGGAAACGGAAATATTCCCCGTACGAGCGGCAAAATGCATGGAACTGGGCACAAAAGACTCCCATTCTGGGCCATATACGTTCGCAAGGCGCGGCGCACGACAACCTGGCGCCACCGAACGAGCCAATGGAAAACCATACTCACTACAACGGCGGCCTAA
- a CDS encoding Gfo/Idh/MocA family oxidoreductase, producing MSNLSRRDFVKGAAAAGILLGTSKTSWAGANERVRVAVMGINGRGRSHLDGFAGVDGAEVTTLCEVDSRLFAPRVKEFFTDKGQKEPKTEQDIRRVLDDKDIDAVSMATPNHWHSLATVWACQAGKDVYVEKPMTHNIFEGRKVVEAAKKYNRIVQHGTQLRSNPGFQEGIEELRNGIIGDVYMARAVCYKWRPGIGQAKPGSPPAELDWNLWQGPAQERQFMVNEKGEGIYVPYYWHWVWDYGNGDIGNQGVHQLDAARWGLGVDVPYRCASMGGKLLWDDAQEVFDVSSTSYMFKGKDGRDLMMTLEVRPWCTNDEGGGMSFGVLFYGSEGWMTFPSYTGYKAYRGPKSGELVKERFDGSDQNHYQNFVDCIRSRRHEDLTAPPIEGHYSSALSHYALTAARVNRVLEIDTETEMVKNDDEANTHLTRVYREPFVVPETV from the coding sequence ATGAGTAACCTGTCACGCAGAGATTTCGTCAAGGGCGCGGCCGCCGCGGGCATCCTGCTCGGCACGTCCAAGACCTCCTGGGCCGGCGCCAACGAGCGCGTCCGCGTCGCTGTCATGGGCATTAATGGCCGCGGCAGGTCCCACCTCGACGGCTTCGCCGGGGTGGACGGGGCCGAGGTCACCACGCTGTGCGAGGTGGATTCCCGCCTCTTCGCGCCCCGCGTCAAGGAGTTCTTCACCGACAAGGGCCAGAAAGAGCCCAAGACGGAGCAGGACATCCGCCGGGTGCTCGACGACAAGGACATCGACGCCGTCTCCATGGCCACGCCCAACCACTGGCACTCCCTCGCCACCGTCTGGGCCTGCCAGGCCGGGAAGGATGTCTACGTCGAAAAGCCGATGACGCACAACATCTTCGAGGGCCGCAAGGTCGTCGAAGCAGCAAAAAAGTACAACCGTATCGTCCAGCACGGCACCCAGCTCCGGAGCAACCCCGGTTTCCAGGAGGGCATCGAGGAACTGCGGAACGGTATCATCGGCGACGTCTACATGGCCCGCGCCGTGTGCTACAAGTGGCGCCCGGGCATCGGCCAGGCCAAGCCCGGCTCGCCGCCCGCCGAACTCGACTGGAACCTCTGGCAGGGCCCCGCGCAGGAACGCCAGTTCATGGTCAATGAAAAGGGCGAGGGCATCTACGTCCCCTACTACTGGCACTGGGTCTGGGACTACGGCAACGGCGATATCGGCAATCAGGGCGTGCACCAGCTCGACGCCGCCCGCTGGGGCCTCGGCGTCGATGTGCCCTACCGCTGCGCGTCCATGGGCGGCAAGCTCCTCTGGGACGACGCCCAGGAGGTCTTCGACGTCTCCTCGACCTCCTACATGTTCAAGGGGAAGGACGGCCGGGATCTGATGATGACCCTCGAAGTGCGCCCCTGGTGCACGAACGACGAGGGCGGCGGCATGTCGTTTGGCGTCCTGTTCTACGGCTCCGAGGGCTGGATGACCTTCCCGAGTTACACGGGCTACAAGGCCTACCGCGGCCCCAAGAGCGGCGAACTGGTCAAGGAACGCTTCGACGGATCGGATCAGAATCACTACCAGAACTTCGTCGATTGCATCCGCAGCCGCCGCCACGAGGACCTCACCGCGCCCCCCATCGAGGGCCACTACTCCTCCGCGCTGTCGCACTACGCCCTTACCGCGGCCCGCGTCAATCGCGTCCTGGAAATCGACACCGAGACCGAGATGGTCAAGAACGACGACGAGGCCAATACGCACCTCACCCGCGTTTACCGCGAACCCTTCGTCGTACCCGAAACGGTCTAA